One segment of Drosophila mauritiana strain mau12 chromosome 3R, ASM438214v1, whole genome shotgun sequence DNA contains the following:
- the LOC117142281 gene encoding set1/Ash2 histone methyltransferase complex subunit ASH2 isoform X1: MEDSQMDTSSPTESSSEVNFTAEEDKSQETRSAAGVCYCGKERNLNIVELLCATCARWVHETCVSYQLGKGKLLPFITNYVFVCKNCSASGLESFRKSQATISQMCHCAIANMQQAASRDGRRQIQFSKDKEIIPYIEQYWEAMTTMPRRLTQSWYSTVQRSLVKDVQTLFTYEEHAEHGAMYGLFHQDLRIIKPNYESMSKSGALRLTDDGYTQAALSKNNRQKRKFPGTDSGPTGKKGRPSSDITANVKLPPHGYPLEHPFNKDGYRYILAEPDPHAPFRQEFDESSDWAGKPIPGWLYRTLVPHSVLLALHDRAPQLKISEDRLAVTGERGYCMVRATHSVNRGCWYFEVTIEEMPDGAATRLGWGREYGNLQAPLGYDKFGYSWRSRKGTKFTESHGKHYSEAYVEGDTLGFLIELPEEASLDYLPNTFKDRPLVKFKSHLYYEDKDKITETLKNLHILQGSRIEFFKNGQSQGVAFEDIYAGSYFPAISIHKSATVSVNFGPAFKYPEVLVEHKAKGMHDRVEELITEQCLADTLYLTEHDGRLRLDNMGL, translated from the exons ATGGAGGACAGCCAAATGGACACCAGCTCGCCTACAGAGTCCAGCTCCGAGGTGAACTTCACTGCGGAGGAGGATAAATCGCAGGAAACGCGTTCCGCAGCCGGCGTTTGTTACTG CGGCAAGGAGCGCAATCTCAATATTGTGGAACTGCTTTGTGCCACCTGTGCGCGCTGGGTGCACGAGACCTGCGTTTCTTACCAGCTTGGTAAGGGCAAACTTCTGCCCTTCATCACCAACTATGTGTTCGTATGCAAAAATTGCTCTGCCAGCGGCTTGGAGAGCTTTCGCAAGAGCCAGGCTA CCATATCCCAGATGTGCCACTGCGCCATTGCCAACATGCAGCAGGCGGCTTCCAGGGACGGACGTCGCCAGATTCAGTTTAGCAAGGACAAGGAGATCATACCGTACATCGAACAGTACTGGGAGGCTATGACCACCATGCCGCGCAGGCTCACCCAATCCTGGTACAGCACCGTCCAGCGATCTTTGGTCAAGGATGTGCAGACCCTGTTCACCTACGAGGAGCACGCGGAACATGGCGCCATGTACGGACTGTTCCATCAGGATCTGCGAATCATCAAGCCGAACTACGAGAGCATGAGCAAGAGTGGCGCCCTGCGACTCACCGACGATGGATATACTCAAG CTGCCCTCTCCAAAAACAATCGACAGAAAAGGAAATTTCCCGGCACGGATTCGGGTCCCACGGGCAAGAAGGGTCGGCCCAGTTCCGATATTACGGCCAATGTAAAGCTGCCACCGCATGGTTATCCATTGGAGCACCCCTTCAACAAGGATGGCTATCGTTACATACTCGCCGAACCGGATCCGCATGCTCCATTCCGTCAGGAGTTCGACGAGAGCTCCGATTGGGCAGGCAAGCCCATTCCTGGCTGGCTCTACCGCACCCTGGTGCCACATTCTGTGCTCCTGGCGCTGCACGATCGTGCCCCACAGCTGAAAATAAGCGAGGATCGGCTGGCGGTTACGGGCGAACGTGGTTACTGCATGGTCCGAGCCACACACT CTGTGAACCGGGGATGCTGGTACTTTGAGGTCACCATCGAAGAGATGCCCGATGGAGCTGCCACGCGACTTGGCTGGGGCAGGGAGTATGGAAACTTGCAGGCTCCATTGGGGTACGACAAGTTCGGTTACTCCTGGAGATCTCGCAAGGGCACCAAGTTTACCGAGAGCCATGGCAAACACTACAGTGAGGCCTATGTGGAGGGCGATACATTGGGATTCCTCATAGAGCTGCCAGAGGAGGCATCGCTCGACTATCTGCCCAACACATTCAAAGATCGG CCCCTGGTCAAGTTCAAGTCTCATCTGTACTACGAGGATAAGGACAAGATCACAGAAACGCTGAAGAATCTGCACATCCTGCAGGGCAGCCGCATCGAGTTCTTTAAGAACGGCCAATCGCAGGGTGTGGCATTCGAAGACATTTATGCCGGCAGCTATTTCCCGGCCATCTCGATCCACAAAAGTGCAACGGTCAGCGTAAACTTCGGACCCGCCTTCAAGTATCCCGAGGTGCTCGTCGAGCACAAAGCCAAGGGG ATGCACGATCGCGTGGAGGAGCTGATCACAGAGCAATGTTTAGCCGACACCCTCTACCTCACAGAACACGATGGACGTCTGCGCCTGGATAATATGGGTCTTTAG
- the LOC117142281 gene encoding set1/Ash2 histone methyltransferase complex subunit ASH2 isoform X2, giving the protein MASSFTDEESALSKNNRQKRKFPGTDSGPTGKKGRPSSDITANVKLPPHGYPLEHPFNKDGYRYILAEPDPHAPFRQEFDESSDWAGKPIPGWLYRTLVPHSVLLALHDRAPQLKISEDRLAVTGERGYCMVRATHSVNRGCWYFEVTIEEMPDGAATRLGWGREYGNLQAPLGYDKFGYSWRSRKGTKFTESHGKHYSEAYVEGDTLGFLIELPEEASLDYLPNTFKDRPLVKFKSHLYYEDKDKITETLKNLHILQGSRIEFFKNGQSQGVAFEDIYAGSYFPAISIHKSATVSVNFGPAFKYPEVLVEHKAKGMHDRVEELITEQCLADTLYLTEHDGRLRLDNMGL; this is encoded by the exons ATGGCGTCATCGTTCACGGACGAGGAGT CTGCCCTCTCCAAAAACAATCGACAGAAAAGGAAATTTCCCGGCACGGATTCGGGTCCCACGGGCAAGAAGGGTCGGCCCAGTTCCGATATTACGGCCAATGTAAAGCTGCCACCGCATGGTTATCCATTGGAGCACCCCTTCAACAAGGATGGCTATCGTTACATACTCGCCGAACCGGATCCGCATGCTCCATTCCGTCAGGAGTTCGACGAGAGCTCCGATTGGGCAGGCAAGCCCATTCCTGGCTGGCTCTACCGCACCCTGGTGCCACATTCTGTGCTCCTGGCGCTGCACGATCGTGCCCCACAGCTGAAAATAAGCGAGGATCGGCTGGCGGTTACGGGCGAACGTGGTTACTGCATGGTCCGAGCCACACACT CTGTGAACCGGGGATGCTGGTACTTTGAGGTCACCATCGAAGAGATGCCCGATGGAGCTGCCACGCGACTTGGCTGGGGCAGGGAGTATGGAAACTTGCAGGCTCCATTGGGGTACGACAAGTTCGGTTACTCCTGGAGATCTCGCAAGGGCACCAAGTTTACCGAGAGCCATGGCAAACACTACAGTGAGGCCTATGTGGAGGGCGATACATTGGGATTCCTCATAGAGCTGCCAGAGGAGGCATCGCTCGACTATCTGCCCAACACATTCAAAGATCGG CCCCTGGTCAAGTTCAAGTCTCATCTGTACTACGAGGATAAGGACAAGATCACAGAAACGCTGAAGAATCTGCACATCCTGCAGGGCAGCCGCATCGAGTTCTTTAAGAACGGCCAATCGCAGGGTGTGGCATTCGAAGACATTTATGCCGGCAGCTATTTCCCGGCCATCTCGATCCACAAAAGTGCAACGGTCAGCGTAAACTTCGGACCCGCCTTCAAGTATCCCGAGGTGCTCGTCGAGCACAAAGCCAAGGGG ATGCACGATCGCGTGGAGGAGCTGATCACAGAGCAATGTTTAGCCGACACCCTCTACCTCACAGAACACGATGGACGTCTGCGCCTGGATAATATGGGTCTTTAG
- the LOC117142284 gene encoding uncharacterized protein LOC117142284 — protein MSSDRRYYFGADLEDNEGAICKDNDNNNEQEADKDDPDDSEFLQDVPYSSSSIDRSSVGSIPWADDAIKKNLLDWERVERLMSGEDPLTELQEPELRNEIADWHRKFPSLLGRRTRTLRHHSFDSQTREDIDSISNLSLNSLDDDDDDEEAEDGFLTPKAEEPEQPQHRSYLRHSQKKLVDLLDRDLRVTSVSVRLLKRQRSQQNQPQLPISATTQSSARLRMPPILNVLDTNRRFRGLLNNRSFVQLTQVQQKEQLQHQNQAKSAVLPHQSHRSSAWHMPMAANRFFNNRNAVVLPSLNLGRHSRDLLATTTATSSQSNSSGGGGHNSHGQSNSSSNRSTLHPFGATSVSSNTPSTGRSISAAVHHPRSEFAPSSAFYIPYSASKFKAFK, from the coding sequence ATGTCCTCAGACAGACGCTACTATTTCGGAGCAGATTTGGAGGACAATGAGGGTGCCATCTGCAaggacaacgacaacaacaacgaacaGGAAGCGGATAAGGACGATCCGGATGACTCGGAGTTCCTGCAGGATGTGCCCTACTCCTCGAGCAGCATTGACCGCAGCTCGGTGGGCTCCATTCCGTGGGCGGACGATGCCATCAAAAAGAACCTGCTGGACTGGGAGCGGGTGGAGCGGCTGATGAGCGGCGAGGATCCCTTAACGGAGCTTCAGGAGCCCGAGTTGCGCAACGAGATCGCAGACTGGCACCGAAAGTTCCCCAGCCTGCTGGGCCGCCGGACTCGAACGCTGCGCCACCACAGTTTCGATAGTCAGACGCGGGAGGATATTGACTCGATTTCAAATCTCAGTCTGAACTCCCtggacgacgacgatgatgacgagGAGGCGGAGGATGGATTTCTCACACCCAAGGCAGAAGAACCAGAACAGCCTCAGCACCGCTCCTATTTGCGTCACAGCCAGAAGAAACTGGTGGATCTACTGGACAGGGATCTGCGGGTCACCTCCGTTTCGGTTAGACTCCTCAAGCGACAGCGCAGCCAGCAGAACCAGCCCCAGCTGCCCATCTCGGCCACCACCCAATCCTCGGCACGTCTGCGCATGCCGCCCATTCTCAATGTGCTCGATACCAATCGGCGCTTTCGGGGATTGCTCAACAATCGCAGCTTCGTTCAGCTCACCCAGGTGCAGCAgaaggagcagctgcagcatcAGAACCAGGCCAAGTCCGCCGTGTTGCCACATCAAAGTCATCGATCGTCCGCCTGGCACATGCCCATGGCCGCCAATCGCTTTTTTAATAATAGGAACGCGGTAGTCCTGCCCTCGCTTAATCTGGGCAGGCACAGCAGGGATTTGCTGGCCACCACTACGGCCACTTCGAGCCAGAGCAACTCAAGCGGCGGCGGTGGACACAACAGCCATGGCCAAAGCAACAGTTCCTCCAACCGCTCCACACTGCATCCATTTGGAGCGACCAGCGTTTCCAGCAACACGCCATCCACGGGACGCTCTATTTCGGCGGCAGTTCATCATCCGCGATCCGAATTTGCGCCCAGCAGCGCCTTCTACATACCCTACAGTGCCTCGAAATTCAAAGCCTTCAAGTAA